In Cherax quadricarinatus isolate ZL_2023a chromosome 71, ASM3850222v1, whole genome shotgun sequence, one DNA window encodes the following:
- the LOC128700360 gene encoding gamma-interferon-inducible lysosomal thiol reductase: protein MIIHITLLLLGLTASPCLAEVTGEPGAPVKVSVYYETLCPDSQRFITNQLYPVWLNLMDIMEIDINAYGKANDTEVDDGYVFECQHGPDECEGNIMMACAREYIEEDEFFMTFLNCIMSEFEGASAGELVSLWLEIALF from the exons ATGATTATTCACATTACACTGCTGCTACTAGGCCTCACAGCCTCTCCCTGCCTGGCG GAGGTGACTGGTGAACCAGGTGCCCCTGTCAAGGTGTCTGTGTACTACGAGACTCTGTGTCCAGACAGTCAACGGTTCATCACCAATCAGCTCTACCCTGTGTGGCTCAACCTTATGGATATCATGGAAATTGATATTAATGCTTATGGAAAGGCAAAT GACACTGAAGTGGATGATGGCTACGTCTTTgaatgtcaacatggaccagacGAGTGTGAGGGTAACATTATGATGGCTTGTGCCAGGGAATATATCGAGGAAGATGAATTCTTCATGACTTTCCTCAACTGTATTATGTCTGAGTTCGAAGGTGCTAGCGCTGGAGAACTGGTAAGCTTATGGTTAGAAATTGCTCTtttttaa